The Ricinus communis isolate WT05 ecotype wild-type chromosome 8, ASM1957865v1, whole genome shotgun sequence sequence atttatttttatgctaaattatttaattaatagcaTGAATTAACTAAAAACTTGAACTTTAGATTTCTCATTCACAAAagctataatattatatatcaaaaaatcaTTTCtcctaaaaatttaaactattataaaaacttaaattattagttgAGACATCAATAATAAACTTATGTTTTCGGTATACTTTCACAtgcaaatatttattatcttgaagtgcgaataaatataaatatattttattttatgatgaaatatataattaatattagaggACCAAGCATTCAACTCTagtttttcaattataaagaTTCTGCTACcatttctaatatatttatagacaCAAATGTCCATTAGATTTAAAGGATAAACAAACACAagtttactttattttatactaaaatatttaattaataatcgaAATAGTTAATAATCAAACTCTACAGTTCTCAATCATAGaagttttatttcatttaaaagaaatacattAGGTATGGCGAAATACGAATCTGATAAATTCTATCCAGACTGAataatcaaattgataaatatcaaactaattagtgaaaaagaaacttgaaaaccgaaaaataattttatgctAGAGTgagttattttaattctttaatgaATATCggaatcaaaatcaaataaaactaatttaatatatatttttgccATCTTTTTAgatgtttaatttaatttcgcAAAGCACTAAAATTTAACTATCACACTTCGGATATCTATCCTCACCCATATGGAATATTTAACGAGTCATGAATATCcaattttgataatgaattattgataattatatctGTTAGTTTGAAAATTGCAATGGGGTGCCAAagataattcaaaaataaatatatagtaaGTTGCAAATATAGAACCGCATGTATATTTACATTGAGACTAAATATCACTGAATAATAAACTTGTACTAAATTGAAAACTTAATTCAATTCAGACTAGTATCATCTATAATTGGTAGAATTTTAATActcttatttgaaaaaattaatgtatagttcaataacaattattttcaaataacttCTAACTACATAAGAAAACCACTGCAGTTTAACCCTTCAATTATTATAGAAAACAATTTTTACCACTTTAGCATCATTTTTTTTACCAAAAGCCCTTAATTTTATGAGATActgattatattaaaatgttttgaaccgaattttttaatatatgtactttaatttttctaaattacaCAAATTctcataaaagaataatataaatatcaaagttTATATTACACGGGTTCTTTAGGTAATATTGTAACGGTAAtatcattattctttttatttagtatttcGAATTAGTCTAACTAATTTATAacatattactattttatttgtattgtttgaaagaataataatatattaatttctgaagTCTTTTGATGTCTTTTCTTGTCGGGTATCACACtctattcattttaattttcgatctatattattgaaaaaatacaCACATTACATTTtcgagaaaaaaagaaagaataataataatagcgaTAGCAGACAAACATTCAGCTCGATTGGTGGCTCATGCTCTATTATGCTTCCAAGTATATCCTCTTGTGGGATTAGGTGTTCACTAATTTCGATCATCACAAaacctattttcttttaagaaaaaaagaagaaagaaaagcaaacGTTGTGTTTTAACCAAGATGTGTTGTACTAATCTATGCATTGTGTCTGTAAAACATCTGCTTATGTGAatgtcttttttattttaaccaaCATCATTtgtttaattcattttatttaagtataagatttttcatattttattttataatgtatttttatttataagtattaatagttaatttatttgtacatTAATGAAACATGAAGTTTTATTTCAATCTATTACACATACCTCGGTACTATTTCAATCCTGACACTCActtaattaatatcttttaactaattttatctCAGAGCActctaaaagaagaaaaaaatgataaaaattaaataataaatattcaaagaaatatttaaaatattaaaattaaattagctattaaattctaaagtcttaattaataaatttaattgtttttattttattttattttagtgtaGGGTTTTTGGCAAACAATTAAATGGATGAAcatgaaaattgaataaaagagGTTATTCATGTAGTCATACATCAAATGAAAGATAAAGATTGTAGTTATTTAAACTGTCACCATTTATAAAAAGCTTGTGGGTCCCTTCTTATTCCTCTAATTCTTTATGCATATGGAAGAAAGTACAATGACATAATTTTCTTGGGCCATGAATTTTTGGACAAAGAAGCCAACTTGCAATATcttgttccttttttttttattttaattttaattgggTTAAGAGATTCCATAAAATGTTAtacagagaaaataaaaatattaaaagaagttagaatttggaaaattagagaaatttcatgtttaaatcaaataaatattgtttgggtccataatttaattaaaattcatgaatttattgatttaaaatccataaactttaaattttttatcatttgaataaacataaaaataatagatgttttttaaagttaaagataattttgatatgagataaatttattaaagacgACCCtggaataaaaaaataatataaataatttattattttttttaaatggttgattttgaaCTTTTTTACGTAATAGGTGTGAATTTAAACTCTAAAAAGTGAGAAATTTtagcaaataattttttttttttaaattcatagatttaaactatatttttatttattaaataataaatttaaactaaatacataaatcttttaaagttttttatcTATTAATCCCTCGATCCAAACCATACCATAATTCCatctttataataagatatGAATGTCTAGCAAAACGCAAGCCATTTGTATGATTTATTAAACCATGCAATAAATGATATTAGACCCTAATTTccaaaataaacaacaaaatcaaatattttcaaacATATTTAGTGTCGAAGGCTTTCAAATTTCATGAATAAAAAGATGACTAAATCAAGATTAGACGCAAGAGTGACATCAGGATGACTGAGTCTGAGTCAGTCAGGAGGCTCTTCAAAaactgaaattaaaatttagtaattaattagCAAAATACGTTACTTTTTTACTAATCATAATTGACTACTTTTTAACCATATgcataattaaatcaataaattctgTACAAACAAAAGCAAACAAAAAGAGAGCAGTCTCACTCTCACCCTCACTCTATTTTATTaccaaaacaaaacaaatcaaaaagGCATAATACATCTTAAGGCACCTgtatttgtacatattagtCACCCATCATCTTTAACTTCAAAATTTATCAATCACACACCCTTACTTACAAAATTAGTAACAATTTAACACCTAACTGGCTGCAAATTAATTCATGATGCACATCAAGGCATATTTTCTAGCATGGAATTCACTTTGAGCTTGACCTATGACAAGATTGGCTGAATTTTTcgtactatttttaatttttgtactCAAACAAAGATTAAAGTTAGTAcacaaaaaaagtaaaaatgaatACAACTTATTAAACCCAGAGTTAGCATCTTCTAGACATCTAAATCTCCCATaaaaatccatcaacaaaatattaacaaaGATGTTGCAAgcttattaataaaatccatcaataaaatgattttatagCTTATAAAAAATCGAGCATTCGTATTGTATACACaagctttaataatataacaataatccataaagtataattaaatataatgcCATCATAAATGTCACAACCCAAGAGATAGTCTTTTTAAAGTGACACTTTGTCAAACATGTTGCATGCAACTCTCACTTGGATTGAATTATCAAAGCCAACATATTGTTGATCAACAGTCTTTTAACCAATCAACATCATCATGAATATGAGCAACTAACTAGATAGGATCTTCTCTAAAAGGGTTTAATTTCAACTCCATCAACTTTCTATAACCTAGAGTAACtcataaatagaaaataagctTAACTCGgctaataactcttaatagaagTAGAATAGTCACCATCTAGCCAAAACAACTTGTTGCGTTGtaattaagttaaaagaaaaaaaatttgataaaaaaaagagatgaaaGAAGCAAAAGTGGTGGAAAGAGACGAGCCATGGCGagtaaagagaaaaagagtgaAAAGTTGATGGTGCGAGTTCATTAGAGATAGAGGAAGAGGTGAATTAACAAagagttaaattaaaaaaataaataaaaagaaaaaatgatttagacaaagaagataaaaataaaaaaaataaaactttacaaataagaaaaaatctaaagaaggaagacaaaaaaataaggtttaaaggaaaaaaaaaaacgtttattttaaaagtataagtgcttaatagataaattttaaagttaaagGAGTTGGCTGACTAATTTGTTCGAGTATAGGTGTCTGGAGATGTAAAGAATCATAACAGAGTTTGCATGTGACAAAACACATCAACGTTATATACAAACACCCGCGGCATACGCCGGCTCTTcttgtcttcttcttcttcttctctctctctctctctctctctactaatctttcttttcttgatttttcagGTCACTTATAATATAACTCCATTCTTTAttacctttctttcttttgctttaAAAGTACTAATAACTATTCAAGAATCAGATCtttaccctttttttttttttgcctcCAAACTTTTCAAATTTGGTCAGTTTTTACTGTCCAGTACTCATAATTTAACATAGCCCATTCTTGATTATCTTTCTTTCTGCTGCTTAATACTTATAACCGATTCTTGATTATATCTTCTTATATAACTTaaattgttttgtttttctttctttggaaGCACCCCTTGATAAATAATTCAAGAATCAGATCTTTCATCCTTGCCAGCGAGCTCCGGTGGACGACGGAGGGAAGAGAAGAATATGGTGGTTACTTGGTTTCTCGTTCTTGCTTTAGCATCATCATCCTCATGGACAAAAGCAGAACCTCTTGTTCTCAATGACACAGCAGCACTTCTTGATTTCAGGAAATCAGTCTCTAGGGACCCTTCTAATCTTCTTGCTGGTTGGACACCAAATAGTGATTACTGTAGCTGGTATGGAGTTACTTGTAATGAAGTTTCTAAGAGAGTTGTTGCTTTGAACTTTACCTCCAGAAGTTTGACCTCATTTCTTGCCGGAACTTTGCCGGATTCTGTTGGAAACTTGACTGAGTTGAGAGCTTTGGTAATTCCTCAGAATGCTTTTTCTGGTGACATTCCAGTTACCATTGGGAATCTTCGGTTCTTAGAGGTTTTGGAGCTTCAAGGGAATAATTTTTCTGGGAAAATTCCTGATCAGATAAGCAATCTTGAGTCTCTTTCTTTGCTTAATTTATCGTTTAATTCGTTTACTGGTGAAATTCCTGATAGTTTAATTGGTTATGGGAAGTTGAAAGTTATAGATTTATCTAATAATCAGCTCACGGGTGGAATTAAAGTTGATAACTCTAGTCAATGTTCTTTCTTGAGACATTTGAAGTTGTCtaataatttcttgaaagagaGTATTCCTAAGGAGATTGGTAAATGCAAGTATTTGAGAACTTTGTTGCTTGATGGGAATATTTTACAGGGTCCGCTTCCAGCTGAGATTGGTCAGATTTCTGAGCTTCGTATCTTAGATGTTTCCACAAATTCTTTCTCTGAAAAGATTCCAAAGGAGCTTGCAAATTGTAGAAAATTGTCTGTTTTTGTATTAACTAATTCAAGCAATTTTGTTGGTAATATAAATGGTGACTTGAGTGATCGTAGTAGATTGGATTTCAATGCTTTTGAGGGAGGTATTCCTTTTGAGGTCTTGATGCTCCCCAGTTTACAGATTTTGTGGGCACCTAGAGCAAATCTTGGCGGAAGGTTGCCCAGCAGCTGGGGTGATTTGTGCTCACTTAGAGTAGTGCATTTAGGCTTCAACTTTTTCAAAGGTGTAGTGCCAAAAGGTTTGGGAATGTGTAAGAACCTTACTTTCTTGGATTTGAGTTCTAATTATTTGGTGGGTTACCTTCCTATGCAGCTGCAAGTTCCATGTATGGTGTATTTCAATGTTAGTCAAAATAATATGTCCAGGGCTCTTCCAAGTTTTCAGAAAGGCAGTTGTGATGCTAGTATGATCCTTTTTGGTCAAGATCACAGTTTTCTGGACATGGAGGATGTACGGATTGCATTCTCTAGCATTCCTGTCTGGGGTCCTCAGATGGTTACCTCTTTAGGGTCAATGGGAGAGGAAGACTTTGTTATTGTCCATGATTTTAGTTGGAATCAATTTGTTGGTtcattgcctttgttctcagTAGGAGATGAATTCTTGGCCACTAAGAATAAACCTACATACAGGTTGTTGTTGAATGAAAATATGTTCAATGGTTCTCTCCCTAGTGAATTAGTCTCAAATTGTAATCATCTGCAGAGCTTCTCTGTGAATCTGAGTGCAAACTATATGTCAGGTAAGATTCCTGAGTCGTTGCTTGTCAGTTGTCCACAGATGATACAGTTTGAAGCAGCATACAATCAGATTGGAGGTTCACTCCCTCCCAGCATTGGCAACTTGATGATGCttcaatattttgatataaggGGAAACACATTGTCAGGATCTCTGCCTAATCAGTTAGGGAATTTGACACTTTTAAAATCACTTCTTCTTGGAATGAACAATGTATTAGGAAATATTCCATCTCAACTGGATCAATTGACTTCTCTTGTAGTTCTAGATCTGTCTCACAATGCTGTTACAGGATCTATCCCAGCAAGTTTGCCAAATGCCAAAAATCTTGAAGTAGTGTTACTTAATAATAACAGGCTTTCTGGCGAGATACCTTCATCTTTCTCAACCCTTACCAATCTCACTGTATTCgatgtttcttttaataatctCTCTGGTCATTTACCCCAATTTCAACACCTGAGTAGCTGTGATTGGTTTAGAGGGAACACCTTCCTGGAACCTTGTCCATCCTCTAAGTCATCAACTGATTCAAATGGAGATGGAAAATGGCATCGTCACAGAAATGAGAAGCCTTTGATACTTGCACTGTCAGTATCTGCTTTCGCCgtattttgtttattcttgGTGGGAGTTGTCATTTTTATTCATTGGAAGAGAAAGCTTAATAGACTCTCCAGCTTAAGAGGCAAGGTAGTAGTGACTTTTGCAGATGCTCCAGCTGAACTGAGCTACGATGCTGTGGTCAGAGCTACTGGGCATTTCAGCATTAGAAACCTGATTGGGACTGGCGGTTTCGGGTCAACTTACAAAGCAGAACTGGCACCGGGTTACTTTGTAGCAGTAAAGAGGCTCTCCTTAGGCAGATTTCAAGGCATTCAACAGTTTGATGCGGAGATAAGAACTTTGGGCAGAATTAGACATAAGAAACTTGTGACATTAATTGGTTATTATGTGGGAGACTCTGAAATGTTCTTAATTTACAATTATCTTTCTGGTGGAAACCTTGAAACCTTCATTCATGAAAGGTCAATCAAGAAGGTACAGTGGTCAGTGATTTATAAAATAGCTCTTGATATAGCTCAAGCTTTAGCTTACCTCCACTACTCTTGTGTACCACGCATACTTCATCGGGACATTAAGCCTAGTAATATCCTGCTAGATGAGGAGCTTAATGCCTACCTATCAGACTTTGGTTTGGCTAGGCTTTTAGAAGTTTCTCAGACCCATGCCACAACAGACGTTGCAGGTACATTTGGTTATGTTGCACCAGAATATGCAACCACATGCAGGGTATCTGACAAGTCAGATGTTTATAGCTTCGGGGTAGTTCTGTTAGAGCTGATGTCAGGGAAGAAATCTCTTGATCCATCATTTTCTGATTATGGGAATGGCTTCAATATTGTTGCTTGGGCCAAATTGTTGATCAAGGAGGGACGATCTCCAGAGCTATTCTCTGTAAAACTGTGGGAATCAGGGCCTAAGGAAAATCTATTGGGAATGCTAAAGCTTGCTGCATCCTGCACTGTAGAGTCTCTCTCTGTGCGGCCATCAATGAAGCAGGTCCTTGAGAAACTGAAACAATTGAAATTGTGAAAGCATCTATTTTGCAAAGGTTGGTCAAGAGAAATTAGGTATAACCAGGCAGAAAGAGTTTCTTATCCACGAATATTGGGAAGTAGACTTGTTTGGACAGTGAAGCTGCTTATGTTTGCGGGCTATTCTATATCTTGAGGTAAAATAATTTGCATCTCAAAATTCTTTGTATGTGGTGTACATGAGCATTTGTCTTCAGtccaggaaaagaaaaaaaaaaaagattttataatagACACCTAAAATTTTTCTACTCCAAATTCCATTGTCACTTTTACACAAGGAAAAACCTATGTTGCCTATTTAACTATGTACCTCAAAGACAAATTTTGGAGTGACCcatttcaagaaaaagatgTTTTGCCTTATTTTCCATCAACAGTACAATTAACTCTACTTCTTTTTCTCTGCCTCCTAGATGTGCTCTCTCAAGCTCCAGTTACTTGAAATCATGGTTGGACAATAACCACCGACACTAAAGTTGGATAAGGTAACCTTGAtaatctttctatttttgtttacTTGTGCTAAAgtagtttttataaatatttttaacccTATTAACCCTCATAATTATAATTGTTACCTCTTACTTTATCTTTTGGCAGAATGCATCCACAGCTTATTGAGGCAGTGAAGGATACTCGATCATGATTGTACTTCACATACCATTGGCTTATTGGACATTAACTGTCACAAGATAAAGAACTGGGCAGAAACAGGCATCAATACTATTCTGATCCTGTTTGCCATTTGTACAAAGAGTTCTTACGGGAATTATTGGTTGTAAGGCAGGATAGATAATGTACAACATTTTTAGTTCATCAATGCAAATCTTTTTTGTTATAGTTTGCCTTCAGAaaaaaaatgtacccctctaATCCGATTCAGCTGAACAGGGAATGCGGTGTCGCTTTCCTTTACATGTTTGGAAAGAATATAAGTGTTCTGTCCATTTTTTTTGCTTGTACACATGGTTTTGTTAACTTGAAACTATCTGCATTTGGAATCAAGTCAATTGGCTTATGCCAAAATGTAGCAGGATGGACCATATCTAAAGTTGCAATCAAATTTGACTACTGATAATATCACCCCTATCTGTTGAAAATCTTTTAGTGCTATCTTGTTTCTCAGTGATAAGATTTAAGCTCACACCAATGAAATTATACGATACATACGCCCCGGATAACAGAATAACCACTTATACTGCAGGCGATACTATATTGGCAAATTTGACTAATTCAAATCAGAAGCATTTTGTCTACGGCCTTCTGTTCTCAGTACCTGGAAGCATTATCACCTTGTTTAGCCTTGAGGACAATCTCCTCGGTTGTGGTGCCAATTATGTCATTAGCATCTCTCAGATCTACACATGCATAGCTTCCAGAAGTATCCTAGTAGAACAATCCTCATTTCAATCATTGGAATTACTGAACAACTGACATATTTCCTGCTGGAAAAAGTAAAcagcaagaaagaaaagagaatccCACCTTAGCAACAATTCCCAACTTCTCTAACTTTTGAACAGCATCATCTACATCAAAATTACAGCTTTCACCAAATTCCTGTTTAATAAGATCCTCACACCGCTGATCAAGTTCCTACTTCAGATCATTGCAAAACTATGCATTAGCATATGGCCTTATTGTGTCTATAAGCTCTTCAGAATGAAAGCAAGGGAGAAAAAAGGGCTCAATCGGGTTTCAGTACCTGTCTACTAGCTATTCCTTGCTCCATCAGTACaaaaaatgaaacaatcacCTCTTTTACCTGTAGATTTAAGTTATTAAGTTCTGTAACAATTTAGAAGTCTACAAAGTCTCCAAACGAAAAAATTAGTGCATCTgaaaacttatattttaaaatttattaaccataatcataaattttaacacCAATGCGAATTGCTTTGAGAAAATTCAAAACACAAGTTATGTTCTATACATTATCAAGTATGATTAAGCAAACTGCTTACTTCTTGTTGGATCACGTCATCACACAAGTGAAGAAGAGTGCCCCTTCCACTGTCTAGTTGTTTGTCATACACAGACTGTGTAATTAAGCTCTGATAAGAAACCAAGTTGCTCTGAAACCTGTTGAAACCAAATAAGCATTAACTTCCATTGTATAATGTGTAAGGAACCTGTACGAGGATGTTCAATGTTCGAATACAGATTCGTAAGGCAATGATCTGAGGAACAAAGTTATCAGGAAAAAATGCATGTAGCCTGCACAAGAAATGTAAGAACAGAAGcactaaattatttgaaaattgattGCATCAGAATCTTCACTAGTCAGTTGACCAACATATTCatttactatttcttttttatagttaatttcTACTTGTTAGTAGGAATAGCAACAGGGTTACAGTAAGTCCTGCGGATTAAACTTTCTGCAATTTATGCAGAAGCTGTTTAATCCAGACCCTCTAGGTTATAATGGAACAATTTTACTATTGCAACCAAAGCTCAGAATACTGATAAAGCTATACAGAATATTATGCGTTTAATGAGATCTTGTATTTAGTCTCAGTAGTAGTAAGCCTTCAATTATGTTATCAAAGttcaatttcatattaaattagcatCACCAAAATCCTGTAGAAGATTTGAAAGAGAAGAATACACTTAACGTGAAATATGTCTTAACACAATAGCCAACCACAGATGTCAGAATAGCGAAAATGACTCGGATGTCAGCTTTAGGACTGCTGAGTGAACCAATTACAGTAACCTGTACAGGTAGCAGCATATGGTTCATGTTACCAGAAAGGTACAAAAGACTTAAAACCAAGGACGTCAAGTACATTATATTTCATGGAGACTGCAATTACTGACCAGTCCAATTACTGCAGAAACAATGAATTTAACCCAATCCATTGGAGTTAAACctggatttttcttttctggctGTTAATGCAACAAGTTCCAACACTAAATGAATAGGCAAAAGCAAACGaagaaaactgaaaaatataatataacaagATTAATGTAACGCAATAGGATCAAGAAAAAACTCACAAGTGCTATCTCCATATCAGCCATTGGAATGTTCCTAAAATGCTTcacatatatatttctttctgtCTCCTTTTTCTTACTTGCTCTCCTACAGATTTACACTAACACCATTGATTTATTTCATGGTCTGAAAACACTGTTAGAGAAGAATTTCGATAATTTGTAAATTCATGATATTATCGTTATGGAAATAATTCTCTTTTTTGTGTAGTCTCTCAAACAAGGTAAGGATAAGAGTACATAAAACCATCCACCATGTTTTCAGATTTGAAGTTGAATCAGAAACAAGACAAAGGTCCCTACCTGTAGACTACAATTATACTCTGGAAGGTAGGTTCTTGGATTGTGACCTTGCcaaaaagattagaaagacTGTGGAAACAAACAATACCAATTTCAAAAACCAGAAATGGGCATCACACACAAGGTGACCATAATTGCAATTTCAAGTTGCCACTTAAAAACCTGAGTTTCATCTTCTCGATACGGATTCGCTCAACATAAATATCATCCTGCTCTGCTTCTATGCAGATTTCAACAGGATCTGTATCTTCCTTATATTCTTCTCTTGGCTTGCTGTAGAAAAGTCCTTTTAAACTACAAGTAGAAAAGCCTAATAAGAATATAAAGTACAAACTTTGCCTCAAAGAAATTCTCCAAATTCAGTTTAAACAAGTATTAAATCTCAAAACCATAGTGTAACAACAGATCAAACTGATTTCAGCAGAGGGGGTGTATCACAGAACTATTAATATTTCTGAGGCGTGACCGGCGTTGGTGCTTACCAAGTAATTGTTAAGAAACACCTCCATAAACGTGAAATGATTGTGTTTATTTTTGATTTGATAAAGTAAGCAGTCATCTTATCAATTCCAAATCCACGCCGGAATATTATGAACTGAAAGCAGACAAACAAACGAGCATCAGCATGTGCACCCACATACGCACAGATACTTCATCAGAAAAACTACATAAGCACATATTTTCATTTGGAGCACAATAtgttgaatatatattttcagaATTTAATGGGCGAGCCTCGGTGTAATGCCAAGGTTGCTCCATGTCATCCTGGAATTTTATGCTTTCAAAATCATTCATGAACAGCCTAATACGATTGATTACAATGTTCATGCTAAAAGAATTTTCAACCATGCAGCAATCCAGAAGCTGATCTTAACATTACCTTATCAGCAAAGTATGGGAGGTTATCATGAGGATGCTTGGAGAAGTACTTCGTAAACAGCTTCTTGTCAAGCTACATTCAACAAGACAGAAACACTGGATTCAGAAATTATGAAGACCAGAATGAAAATCCCTACTAACTTATATGGATGTTTGACTAGACAAACagacaaaaatatatatgttggAAGAAATCCTTTTCTGCAAAAGCTGCTGATTACATAT is a genomic window containing:
- the LOC8273087 gene encoding LRR receptor-like serine/threonine-protein kinase RPK2 → MVVTWFLVLALASSSSWTKAEPLVLNDTAALLDFRKSVSRDPSNLLAGWTPNSDYCSWYGVTCNEVSKRVVALNFTSRSLTSFLAGTLPDSVGNLTELRALVIPQNAFSGDIPVTIGNLRFLEVLELQGNNFSGKIPDQISNLESLSLLNLSFNSFTGEIPDSLIGYGKLKVIDLSNNQLTGGIKVDNSSQCSFLRHLKLSNNFLKESIPKEIGKCKYLRTLLLDGNILQGPLPAEIGQISELRILDVSTNSFSEKIPKELANCRKLSVFVLTNSSNFVGNINGDLSDRSRLDFNAFEGGIPFEVLMLPSLQILWAPRANLGGRLPSSWGDLCSLRVVHLGFNFFKGVVPKGLGMCKNLTFLDLSSNYLVGYLPMQLQVPCMVYFNVSQNNMSRALPSFQKGSCDASMILFGQDHSFLDMEDVRIAFSSIPVWGPQMVTSLGSMGEEDFVIVHDFSWNQFVGSLPLFSVGDEFLATKNKPTYRLLLNENMFNGSLPSELVSNCNHLQSFSVNLSANYMSGKIPESLLVSCPQMIQFEAAYNQIGGSLPPSIGNLMMLQYFDIRGNTLSGSLPNQLGNLTLLKSLLLGMNNVLGNIPSQLDQLTSLVVLDLSHNAVTGSIPASLPNAKNLEVVLLNNNRLSGEIPSSFSTLTNLTVFDVSFNNLSGHLPQFQHLSSCDWFRGNTFLEPCPSSKSSTDSNGDGKWHRHRNEKPLILALSVSAFAVFCLFLVGVVIFIHWKRKLNRLSSLRGKVVVTFADAPAELSYDAVVRATGHFSIRNLIGTGGFGSTYKAELAPGYFVAVKRLSLGRFQGIQQFDAEIRTLGRIRHKKLVTLIGYYVGDSEMFLIYNYLSGGNLETFIHERSIKKVQWSVIYKIALDIAQALAYLHYSCVPRILHRDIKPSNILLDEELNAYLSDFGLARLLEVSQTHATTDVAGTFGYVAPEYATTCRVSDKSDVYSFGVVLLELMSGKKSLDPSFSDYGNGFNIVAWAKLLIKEGRSPELFSVKLWESGPKENLLGMLKLAASCTVESLSVRPSMKQVLEKLKQLKL
- the LOC8273088 gene encoding uncharacterized protein LOC8273088 isoform X1, which codes for MGKKKKDIIHLERESVIPILKHKLIAALSDRIERKSDRDEFLKLCQRVEYTIRAWYLLQFEDLMQLYALFEPIHGAKKLEQQNLSPEDIDTCEYQFLTCLFQVMEKSNFKITTDDEINIALSAQYRLNLPIVVDETKLDKKLFTKYFSKHPHDNLPYFADKFIIFRRGFGIDKMTAYFIKSKINTIISRLWRCFLTITCLKGLFYSKPREEYKEDTDPVEICIEAEQDDIYVERIRIEKMKLSLSNLFGKVTIQEPTFQSIIVVYRRASKKKETERNIYVKHFRNIPMADMEIALPEKKNPGLTPMDWVKFIVSAVIGLVTVIGSLSSPKADIRVIFAILTSVVGYCVKTYFTFQSNLVSYQSLITQSVYDKQLDSGRGTLLHLCDDVIQQEVKEVIVSFFVLMEQGIASRQELDQRCEDLIKQEFGESCNFDVDDAVQKLEKLGIVAKDTSGSYACVDLRDANDIIGTTTEEIVLKAKQGDNASRY
- the LOC8273088 gene encoding uncharacterized protein LOC8273088 isoform X2 gives rise to the protein MGKKKKDIIHLERESVIPILKHKLIAALSDRIERKSDRDEFLKLCQRVEYTIRAWYLLQFEDLMQLYALFEPIHGAKKLEQQNLSPEDIDTCEYQFLTCLFQVMEKSNFKITTDDEINIALSAQYRLNLPIVVDETKLDKKLFTKYFSKHPHDNLPYFADKFIIFRRGFGIDKMTAYFIKSKINTIISRLWRCFLTITCLKGLFYSKPREEYKEDTDPVEICIEAEQDDIYVERIRIEKMKLSLSNLFGKVTIQEPTFQSIIVVYRRASKKKETERNIYVKHFRNIPMADMEIALPEKKNPGLTPMDWVKFIVSAVIGLVTVIGSLSSPKADIRVIFAILTSVVGYCVKTYFTFQSNLVSYQSLITQSVYDKQLDSGRGTLLHLCDDVIQQEVKEVIVSFFVLMEQGIASRQ